The following proteins come from a genomic window of Sulfitobacter indolifex:
- a CDS encoding TldD/PmbA family protein, with product MPEALDALTKSLLQAATNAGAHAADAMAITASSVSIEVRGGALEQAERSEGTDIGLRVFVGQRSASVSASDTSSRTIEEMAERAVAMAREAPEDPYSGLADPDQLSARRDAEGLELYDATPEPSPEALQDDAARAEAAALAVKGVSQVQSAGAGYGAQEIYLAATNGFEGGYARSERGLSCVAIAGSGTGMERDYDGDSRIFQADLRDAQDIGTRAGERALARLDARKPPTGSYPVLFDERIAASLIGHLLGAINGQAISRGASFLRDAMGEQVLPEGLSLIEDPTRIRATGSRPFDAEGLPTQQRAIVDNGILQGWTLDLANARKLEAAPTGNAARGTGSGPQPSNWNIALTQGDASRDDLISEMGTGLLVTSMIGSTINPNTGDYSRGASGLWVENGEITHAINECTIAGNLRDMLRAMIPANDARTHLSRVVPSLLVPGMTLAGA from the coding sequence ATGCCAGAAGCCCTTGATGCATTGACCAAGTCCCTCTTGCAGGCGGCCACAAACGCCGGTGCGCATGCGGCCGATGCCATGGCGATCACGGCAAGCTCCGTCTCGATCGAAGTGCGGGGCGGGGCACTGGAACAGGCCGAACGCTCGGAAGGGACAGACATCGGGCTCCGGGTTTTTGTCGGGCAACGCTCGGCCAGCGTCTCGGCCTCCGACACGTCATCACGCACGATTGAGGAAATGGCCGAACGCGCCGTCGCCATGGCCCGCGAAGCGCCCGAAGACCCTTATTCAGGGCTGGCCGATCCCGATCAACTCTCTGCCCGCCGTGATGCGGAAGGGCTGGAGCTTTATGACGCAACGCCCGAGCCCTCCCCCGAAGCCCTGCAGGATGACGCCGCCCGCGCCGAAGCTGCTGCATTGGCCGTCAAAGGCGTGAGCCAAGTTCAATCGGCGGGCGCTGGCTATGGTGCGCAAGAAATCTACCTCGCCGCGACCAACGGATTTGAGGGCGGCTATGCCCGCAGCGAACGTGGGCTGTCCTGCGTCGCCATCGCCGGTAGCGGCACAGGGATGGAGCGCGACTACGACGGCGACAGCCGCATCTTTCAGGCCGATCTACGCGATGCGCAGGATATCGGCACCCGCGCGGGCGAACGGGCGCTGGCGCGGCTCGACGCACGCAAGCCACCCACCGGCAGCTATCCGGTCCTGTTTGACGAACGCATCGCCGCTTCACTGATCGGTCACCTGCTCGGCGCGATCAACGGTCAGGCGATTTCGCGCGGGGCGTCTTTCTTGCGCGATGCGATGGGCGAACAGGTGCTGCCCGAAGGCCTGTCGCTGATCGAAGACCCAACCCGCATCCGCGCCACCGGCTCCCGCCCCTTTGACGCCGAAGGGCTGCCGACCCAGCAGCGTGCCATTGTCGATAACGGCATCTTGCAAGGTTGGACGCTTGATCTGGCCAATGCGCGCAAGCTGGAGGCTGCCCCCACCGGCAACGCCGCGCGCGGCACCGGCTCGGGTCCGCAGCCGTCGAACTGGAACATCGCGCTGACCCAAGGGGACGCCAGCCGCGACGATCTGATTTCTGAGATGGGCACCGGGCTGTTGGTCACCTCAATGATCGGCAGCACGATCAACCCCAACACGGGCGATTATTCGCGTGGGGCGTCGGGCCTCTGGGTCGAGAATGGTGAAATCACCCATGCGATCAACGAATGCACCATCGCGGGCAACCTGCGCGACATGCTGCGGGCGATGATCCCGGCCAATGACGCGCGCACGCACCTCAGCCGGGTTGTGCCCTCGCTGCTGGTGCCGGGGATGACGCTTGCCGGTGCCTGA
- a CDS encoding SDR family oxidoreductase, translating to MDMTGKTIMITGASRGIGAAAARVFVKAGGNVALLARSQDAIADLSGELGKQAIAIPCDVTRYNEMSSAVETTRQAFGGLDVLINNAGVIDPISLMGEADPADWAKAININVTGVFHGMRAALPVMKDGGGGTILTISSGAAHGPVEAWSHYCASKAAANMMTQCLHHEEGGNGIRAIGLSPGTVATDMQRDIKQSGVNPVSQLDWDVHIPADWPARALLWMCGPEADRFLGDEISLRDEGIRKAVGLI from the coding sequence ATGGACATGACAGGCAAGACGATCATGATTACCGGCGCAAGCCGGGGCATCGGCGCTGCCGCCGCGCGTGTATTCGTCAAGGCAGGCGGCAATGTCGCCCTGCTGGCGCGCAGTCAGGATGCCATCGCCGATCTGTCCGGCGAACTGGGCAAGCAGGCCATCGCCATCCCCTGCGATGTGACCCGCTATAACGAAATGTCCTCGGCGGTGGAAACAACGCGGCAGGCCTTTGGGGGACTTGATGTGTTGATCAACAACGCCGGCGTGATTGATCCGATCTCCCTCATGGGGGAGGCTGATCCGGCTGATTGGGCCAAGGCCATCAACATCAATGTCACAGGCGTCTTCCACGGGATGCGCGCAGCCCTGCCAGTGATGAAGGACGGCGGCGGCGGCACGATTCTGACGATCTCTTCTGGGGCGGCCCATGGTCCGGTTGAGGCCTGGAGCCATTACTGCGCCTCTAAGGCTGCGGCGAACATGATGACCCAATGCCTGCACCACGAAGAAGGTGGCAACGGCATCCGCGCCATTGGCCTGTCACCCGGCACCGTCGCCACCGACATGCAGCGCGACATCAAGCAAAGCGGCGTGAACCCGGTCAGCCAGTTGGATTGGGACGTGCATATTCCCGCAGATTGGCCCGCGCGTGCCCTGCTGTGGATGTGTGGCCCCGAGGCGGATCGCTTCTTGGGTGATGAAATTTCACTGCGCGATGAAGGCATCCGCAAGGCGGTGGGCCTGATATGA
- a CDS encoding enoyl-CoA hydratase/isomerase family protein, with the protein MIELDRAGDIWTVTINRPDKANSLTHAMLVELAEIMEAAQTARVVILTGRGKVFSAGADLEEARAGLAKSDVWERLSGAVAALPGLSIAALNGTLAGGAMGMALACDLRIAVPGAKFFYPVMKLGFLPQPSDPARMAALIGPARTKLILMGGQKIAADEALAFGLIDRIVQGEDLLNHAAELAADTRAASAEIASGIKEMCAPEGGVFDPQTRR; encoded by the coding sequence ATGATTGAGCTAGACCGCGCGGGCGACATCTGGACCGTCACGATAAACCGCCCCGACAAGGCCAATTCGCTGACCCACGCCATGTTGGTCGAACTGGCCGAGATCATGGAGGCGGCGCAAACCGCTCGGGTGGTGATCCTAACGGGGCGGGGCAAGGTGTTCAGCGCCGGAGCCGATCTGGAGGAAGCCCGCGCGGGTCTGGCGAAGTCGGACGTTTGGGAGCGTCTTTCGGGTGCGGTGGCAGCGCTGCCGGGGCTGAGCATCGCAGCCCTCAACGGCACGCTGGCCGGGGGCGCGATGGGCATGGCGCTGGCCTGCGACCTGCGCATCGCGGTGCCGGGGGCAAAGTTCTTCTATCCGGTGATGAAGCTTGGGTTTTTGCCGCAGCCGTCTGATCCGGCGCGAATGGCGGCGCTGATTGGGCCCGCGCGGACCAAGCTGATCTTGATGGGCGGGCAAAAGATCGCGGCGGACGAGGCGCTGGCCTTTGGCTTGATCGACCGCATCGTGCAAGGGGAAGACCTGCTGAACCACGCCGCCGAGCTTGCAGCCGACACGCGCGCCGCCTCTGCCGAGATCGCCAGCGGGATCAAGGAAATGTGCGCGCCAGAGGGCGGCGTTTTCGATCCGCAAACGCGCAGATGA
- a CDS encoding TIGR03862 family flavoprotein, with product MSGAVVIGGGPAGLMAAEVMASAGLPVTLCEGKPSVGRKFLMAGKSGLNLTKAEPFDPFLAAFEEAAPALRPMLEAFDSQAVQDWAEGLGQEVFTGSTGRVFPRAMKASPLLRAWLARLAAQGVQLKTRWQWQGWDGDALVFDTPNGQQQINADVTVLALGGASWSRLGATGAWAPLLAERGVGLSDFDPANVGLLVDWSSHMTRHFGAALKGVAWSAGAYRSRGEAVISARGLEGGGIYSISRGLREGHGLTLDLLPDLEVSDVMARLAKPRGKDSQANHLRKRLKLSPAQIALLQEMARPLPQGVEALAELLKALPIAHAGLRPMDEAISTAGGVRLNALDEGLMLRDLPGVFAAGEMLDWEAPTGGYLINGCLATGHWAGRHAVDWVRR from the coding sequence ATGAGCGGCGCTGTCGTTATCGGTGGCGGGCCTGCCGGGCTCATGGCAGCAGAGGTCATGGCTAGCGCGGGCCTGCCCGTGACGCTTTGTGAGGGCAAGCCTTCGGTGGGGCGGAAGTTTCTAATGGCGGGCAAATCGGGGCTGAACCTGACCAAAGCCGAGCCGTTCGATCCCTTCCTCGCAGCTTTTGAAGAGGCCGCCCCCGCGCTGCGTCCAATGCTAGAGGCGTTTGATAGCCAAGCGGTGCAGGATTGGGCGGAAGGGTTGGGCCAAGAGGTCTTTACCGGTTCAACCGGCCGCGTATTCCCCCGCGCGATGAAAGCCTCCCCGTTGCTGCGCGCTTGGTTGGCGCGTTTGGCAGCGCAGGGCGTGCAGCTCAAAACGCGCTGGCAGTGGCAGGGTTGGGACGGCGATGCGCTCGTTTTCGATACGCCCAATGGACAGCAGCAGATTAACGCAGATGTGACCGTGCTGGCGCTTGGCGGCGCGAGTTGGTCACGGCTGGGGGCCACTGGTGCATGGGCGCCGTTGTTGGCCGAGCGCGGGGTGGGGTTAAGCGATTTTGACCCAGCGAATGTGGGTCTGCTGGTCGATTGGTCCTCTCACATGACACGGCATTTCGGTGCTGCGTTAAAAGGGGTGGCATGGTCGGCTGGCGCGTATCGTTCACGCGGGGAGGCGGTGATCTCGGCCCGTGGGTTAGAGGGCGGCGGGATTTATTCGATCTCGCGCGGGCTGCGCGAGGGGCATGGTCTGACGCTTGATTTACTGCCTGACCTAGAGGTCAGTGATGTCATGGCCCGTTTGGCAAAGCCGCGGGGCAAGGACAGTCAGGCCAACCACCTGCGCAAGCGGCTGAAGCTTAGTCCTGCACAGATCGCGCTGTTGCAAGAAATGGCGCGGCCCCTACCGCAGGGTGTCGAAGCACTGGCAGAGCTGCTGAAGGCACTGCCAATTGCCCATGCCGGGCTGCGCCCGATGGATGAAGCGATTTCCACCGCAGGCGGCGTGCGGCTCAATGCGCTCGACGAGGGGCTGATGCTGCGTGATCTGCCGGGGGTTTTTGCTGCCGGGGAAATGCTGGATTGGGAAGCGCCCACAGGCGGCTATCTGATCAATGGCTGTCTGGCGACCGGCCATTGGGCGGGCCGCCATGCAGTTGATTGGGTCCGGCGTTAA
- a CDS encoding glutathione S-transferase family protein, giving the protein MYTVIGGTKSRAFRVMWMLEELGQPYALNPAAPRSEEARKYNPSGKIPALVDGEEVLTDSTAIMTYLADKHGALTAPAGTPARARQDAMTFWLIDEFDAILWAAAKHSFIFPEEARVPAIKDSLKAEFERAAKTLSDRLEGPFLMGDQITLPDLLAVHCINWSIGANFPRVDDKLNLWAKSLRERPAFVAAMAKEKG; this is encoded by the coding sequence ATGTATACTGTCATCGGCGGCACCAAATCCCGCGCTTTTCGCGTCATGTGGATGCTCGAAGAATTGGGCCAGCCTTACGCGCTGAACCCCGCCGCGCCCCGCTCGGAAGAGGCGCGCAAATACAACCCCTCGGGCAAAATCCCCGCGCTTGTGGACGGCGAGGAGGTGCTAACCGATTCCACCGCGATCATGACCTATCTGGCCGACAAGCATGGCGCATTGACCGCCCCCGCTGGCACGCCCGCGCGCGCCCGGCAGGACGCGATGACCTTTTGGCTAATCGACGAATTCGACGCGATCCTCTGGGCCGCGGCCAAACACAGTTTTATCTTCCCCGAAGAGGCCCGCGTGCCCGCGATCAAAGACAGCCTTAAGGCCGAATTCGAACGCGCAGCCAAAACGCTATCCGACCGCCTTGAGGGGCCGTTTCTGATGGGCGACCAAATCACTCTGCCGGATCTGCTGGCCGTGCATTGCATCAACTGGTCGATCGGCGCGAACTTCCCGCGGGTGGATGACAAGTTGAACCTCTGGGCAAAGTCCCTGCGCGAGCGCCCCGCCTTTGTCGCCGCGATGGCCAAGGAAAAAGGTTAA
- the holA gene encoding DNA polymerase III subunit delta: MKLSPREAKPYFTRPDPARTGLLIYGSDAMRVALKRQEFLKNLLGANAEEEMRLSRMPAGELRRDPAMLLDAIKAVGFFPGPRAALVEEANDNIAKILLDALKDWQPGDAQIIVTAGDLKKTSKVLKAFESHPNAYATPIYDNPPDRAEIEQMLKDAGLTPEADAMAALSDLARTLDPGDFRQTLEKITLYKLGDSTPIGLDDIAACAPTSTEAEVDDILHVVAETRAAEIGPVMSKLQGQGVNAVTLTIMATRHFRTLYRIAANPGAPIYGVRDRDRAMRQARNWGAAKLETALAVLTETDLKLRSAGQHAPALALVERAFIRLAMLGAQR, encoded by the coding sequence ATGAAGCTCTCCCCGCGCGAGGCCAAACCCTATTTCACGCGGCCTGACCCCGCGCGAACCGGGCTGCTGATCTATGGCAGTGACGCCATGCGCGTGGCGCTGAAACGGCAGGAATTTCTGAAAAACCTGCTGGGTGCCAATGCCGAAGAGGAAATGCGGCTGAGCCGGATGCCCGCGGGCGAACTGCGCCGCGATCCGGCGATGCTGCTTGATGCGATCAAAGCAGTCGGCTTTTTCCCCGGCCCCCGCGCCGCGCTGGTGGAAGAGGCGAACGACAACATTGCTAAGATCCTGCTCGACGCGTTGAAAGACTGGCAGCCCGGTGACGCGCAGATCATCGTTACGGCGGGCGACCTGAAAAAGACCTCTAAGGTGCTTAAAGCCTTCGAGAGCCACCCAAACGCCTACGCCACTCCGATCTACGACAACCCGCCCGACCGGGCCGAAATCGAGCAGATGCTGAAGGATGCGGGCCTCACGCCTGAGGCCGACGCCATGGCCGCGCTCAGCGATCTGGCCCGAACGCTCGATCCCGGCGACTTCCGCCAGACGCTGGAAAAGATCACGCTCTATAAATTGGGCGACAGCACCCCCATCGGACTGGATGACATCGCCGCCTGCGCCCCCACCTCGACCGAGGCTGAGGTGGATGACATCCTGCATGTGGTGGCTGAGACCCGCGCCGCCGAGATCGGCCCGGTGATGAGCAAGCTGCAAGGTCAAGGCGTGAACGCCGTGACCCTAACCATCATGGCCACCCGGCATTTCCGCACCCTCTACCGGATCGCGGCCAACCCCGGCGCGCCCATCTATGGCGTGCGCGACCGCGACCGCGCCATGCGGCAGGCCCGAAACTGGGGCGCAGCGAAATTGGAAACGGCGCTTGCGGTGCTCACTGAGACCGACCTTAAGCTGCGCTCTGCGGGCCAGCACGCCCCTGCACTGGCACTGGTCGAGCGGGCCTTTATCCGTCTGGCAATGCTGGGCGCACAACGTTGA
- the lptE gene encoding LPS assembly lipoprotein LptE, with the protein MSLPKTIPSRRRFLLALPLVALAACGFEPLYGPGGAGTALQNRVLVDAPEDRYGYFLVRELESQLGHAASPQWGLALTTTTTEDGLAIDSEGNTRRYNLLGTTSYALRDLSSGQIVTSGKVESFTGYSATGTTVATRAAELDAQERLMKILADLVVSRLYAADLPQ; encoded by the coding sequence ATGTCGTTGCCTAAAACCATACCCTCGCGCCGCCGCTTTCTGCTGGCCCTGCCCCTAGTGGCGCTCGCCGCCTGCGGGTTTGAGCCCCTCTATGGCCCCGGCGGCGCGGGCACGGCTCTGCAAAACCGCGTGCTGGTGGACGCCCCCGAAGATCGCTACGGCTATTTTCTGGTGCGCGAGTTGGAAAGCCAACTGGGCCATGCGGCATCGCCGCAATGGGGTTTGGCATTAACCACAACAACCACTGAAGACGGGCTGGCCATCGACAGCGAAGGCAACACGCGGCGCTACAACTTGCTGGGCACGACCTCTTACGCGCTGCGCGACCTGTCGAGCGGCCAGATCGTGACCTCCGGCAAGGTCGAAAGCTTCACCGGCTATTCCGCCACCGGCACCACCGTGGCCACTCGCGCAGCCGAATTGGACGCCCAAGAACGACTGATGAAGATCCTTGCTGACCTTGTCGTGAGCCGTCTTTACGCGGCTGACCTGCCTCAATGA
- the leuS gene encoding leucine--tRNA ligase — MPRYTPAEIEARWQQAWEKDGVFQAVRNADKPKYYVLEMFPYPSGRIHMGHVRNYTMGDVIARYKIATGHNVLHPMGWDAFGMPAENAAMAIGGHPADWTYANIAEMKKQMKPLGLSIDWSREIATCHPGYYGQQQALFLDFLEKGLVYRKNAVVNWDPVDMTVLANEQVENGCGWRSGAPVERRELTQWFFKISDHSEELLSALDSLDNWPAKVKLMQANWIGKSRGLQFAFSTIEAPEGFDRIEVYTTRPDTLLGASFVGISPDHPLAKTLERDDEAVAAFCAECRKGGTTEEAIETAEKLGYDTGIRVRHPFDTAHELPVYIANFILMDYGTGAIFGCPGHDQRDFDFATKYELPIISTFLPSEDVSPKLTEAYVPQKSEKVFYNRGFAGDQWQTGEEAVDAAIAFCEENGIGQGVTKFRLRDWGLSRQRYWGCPIPVVHCDDCGVVPEKKENLPIELPYDVTFDTPGNPLDRHPTWRNCACPACGKDALRETDTMDTFVDSSWYYARFTAPRADTPTDLEDAAYWMNVDQYIGGIEHAILHLLYARFFARAMQITGHLPEGAAEPFDALFTQGMVTHEIYQTRDANGRPVYHLPEDVTDGKLADGSEVEIIPSAKMSKSKKNVVDPLHIISNYGADTARWFVLSDSPPERDVEWTASGAEASYKHLSRVWNICDRVGEMDRDAAGTGDDELLRAMHKTIHDVTMGIESFGFNAAIAKLYAFTATLQKSKAGYAAQREAIMTLAQLMSPMTPHLSEDIWAHLGGEGLITKAPWPKADEAMLVDDTVTLPIQINGKRRAEIQVPADMPKEEVEKIALAHEAVIRTLDGATPKKVIVVPGRIVNVVA; from the coding sequence ATGCCCCGCTATACCCCCGCCGAGATCGAAGCCCGCTGGCAGCAAGCCTGGGAAAAGGATGGCGTCTTTCAGGCCGTCCGCAACGCTGACAAGCCGAAATACTATGTGCTTGAGATGTTCCCGTACCCGTCGGGCCGCATCCACATGGGCCATGTGCGCAACTACACGATGGGCGACGTGATCGCGCGCTACAAGATCGCGACAGGCCATAACGTGCTGCATCCGATGGGCTGGGACGCCTTCGGCATGCCCGCCGAGAACGCCGCCATGGCGATCGGCGGTCACCCGGCGGATTGGACCTATGCCAATATCGCCGAAATGAAGAAGCAGATGAAACCTCTGGGCCTGTCGATTGACTGGAGCCGCGAGATCGCCACTTGCCATCCCGGTTATTACGGCCAGCAGCAGGCGCTGTTTTTGGACTTCCTCGAAAAGGGTCTGGTCTACCGCAAGAACGCCGTGGTGAACTGGGACCCGGTCGATATGACCGTGCTGGCCAACGAGCAGGTCGAGAACGGCTGCGGCTGGCGCTCTGGCGCGCCGGTGGAGCGGCGCGAGCTGACGCAGTGGTTCTTTAAGATTTCGGACCACTCCGAAGAACTGCTCTCCGCGCTCGACAGTCTCGACAACTGGCCTGCCAAGGTCAAACTGATGCAGGCCAACTGGATCGGCAAATCGCGCGGATTGCAGTTTGCCTTCTCGACCATCGAAGCCCCCGAAGGTTTCGACCGCATCGAAGTCTATACCACCCGCCCCGACACGCTGCTGGGCGCGTCCTTCGTCGGCATTTCGCCCGATCACCCGCTGGCCAAAACGCTGGAGCGCGACGACGAAGCCGTCGCCGCCTTCTGCGCTGAATGCCGCAAGGGTGGCACCACCGAAGAAGCGATCGAGACCGCCGAGAAGCTGGGCTATGACACCGGCATCCGCGTGCGTCACCCCTTCGACACGGCGCACGAGCTGCCGGTCTATATCGCCAACTTCATCCTGATGGACTACGGCACTGGCGCAATCTTTGGCTGCCCCGGCCACGACCAGCGCGATTTTGACTTCGCCACCAAATACGAGTTGCCGATCATCTCGACCTTCCTGCCGTCCGAGGATGTCTCGCCCAAACTGACTGAGGCCTATGTGCCGCAGAAGTCGGAAAAGGTGTTCTACAACCGCGGTTTCGCGGGCGACCAGTGGCAGACCGGCGAAGAGGCCGTTGATGCCGCCATCGCCTTCTGCGAGGAAAACGGCATCGGCCAAGGCGTCACCAAGTTCCGCCTGCGCGACTGGGGGCTGAGCCGCCAGCGCTACTGGGGCTGCCCGATCCCGGTTGTCCATTGCGACGATTGCGGTGTGGTGCCCGAAAAGAAAGAGAACCTGCCGATCGAGCTGCCCTATGATGTCACCTTCGACACCCCCGGCAACCCGCTCGACCGTCACCCGACATGGCGCAACTGCGCCTGCCCTGCCTGCGGCAAGGATGCGCTGCGCGAAACCGACACGATGGATACATTCGTCGACAGCTCGTGGTACTACGCCCGTTTCACCGCGCCGCGCGCCGATACCCCTACCGATCTGGAAGACGCTGCCTATTGGATGAACGTCGATCAATATATTGGCGGTATTGAGCACGCGATTCTGCACCTGCTCTACGCCCGGTTCTTTGCCCGCGCCATGCAGATCACCGGCCACCTGCCCGAAGGTGCGGCCGAGCCTTTCGACGCGCTCTTTACCCAAGGCATGGTGACGCATGAGATCTACCAGACGCGCGACGCCAATGGCCGCCCGGTCTATCACCTTCCCGAAGACGTAACGGACGGCAAATTGGCGGACGGCTCTGAGGTGGAAATCATCCCCTCTGCCAAAATGTCGAAGTCCAAGAAAAACGTCGTCGATCCGCTGCACATCATCTCGAACTACGGCGCTGACACCGCCCGCTGGTTCGTGCTGAGCGATTCGCCCCCCGAGCGGGATGTGGAATGGACCGCCAGCGGTGCCGAGGCGTCTTACAAGCACCTCTCTCGCGTCTGGAATATCTGCGACCGCGTGGGCGAAATGGACCGCGATGCCGCTGGCACTGGCGACGACGAGTTGCTGCGCGCCATGCACAAAACGATCCATGACGTGACCATGGGCATCGAATCCTTTGGCTTTAACGCCGCAATCGCCAAGCTCTATGCTTTCACCGCGACACTGCAGAAATCCAAGGCAGGCTATGCCGCACAGCGCGAAGCGATCATGACGCTGGCGCAGCTGATGTCCCCGATGACCCCGCACCTGTCCGAAGACATCTGGGCGCATCTGGGCGGCGAAGGGCTGATTACCAAGGCACCTTGGCCCAAGGCTGATGAGGCGATGCTGGTCGATGACACGGTGACCCTGCCGATCCAGATCAACGGCAAACGCCGGGCGGAAATTCAGGTGCCCGCCGACATGCCGAAGGAAGAGGTTGAAAAAATCGCGCTGGCGCATGAAGCTGTCATTCGAACGCTGGACGGGGCCACACCGAAAAAGGTCATCGTCGTGCCCGGACGGATTGTGAATGTCGTTGCCTAA
- a CDS encoding DUF3576 domain-containing protein: MALRTACKMAISVLALSALAACGGGFGSPPTKRPDQYTNANNPNNIETDPGNTIWSIFNRKNTDTSVSVNKYLWSASLEVLNFLPVQSVDPFTGVIVTGYGTPPGGGRAYRATVLIDDPALDARSLNVALQSSGGQPVARATTRAVEDAILSRAREMRVSDSKF; encoded by the coding sequence ATGGCCCTTCGTACCGCTTGCAAGATGGCAATCTCCGTTCTGGCGCTTAGCGCGCTTGCCGCCTGTGGTGGGGGCTTTGGTAGCCCGCCCACAAAACGGCCAGATCAGTATACCAACGCGAATAACCCCAATAACATTGAGACCGATCCGGGAAACACGATCTGGTCGATCTTTAACCGCAAGAACACTGACACCAGCGTTTCGGTAAACAAGTACCTGTGGTCGGCCTCGCTTGAAGTGCTGAACTTCTTGCCGGTGCAATCGGTCGATCCTTTCACAGGGGTTATCGTCACCGGGTACGGCACCCCGCCCGGCGGTGGCCGCGCCTATCGCGCGACCGTGCTGATCGACGATCCGGCACTGGATGCGCGGTCGCTTAACGTGGCGCTGCAATCCTCGGGCGGTCAGCCGGTGGCCCGCGCGACAACCCGCGCGGTAGAGGATGCAATCCTCAGCCGGGCGCGGGAAATGCGCGTTTCCGATAGCAAATTCTGA
- a CDS encoding porin, giving the protein MKKVLFATTALVATAGVAAADVTFGGYGRFGIKYDEDASSTDLTTRMRLQIDATAESDAGVVFGARARINADGNGVTNGAGADFNGVRYFARSGGFEVGVGNIFGALESMPGQYPIDLGLTGLGYDYTAFSGADAYTSTGDGAPNGVEVLYSAGDLSVHVSASDMNDRIAGYVAYTWSGWTFAVGGQDSDDATDNDWTATAGGSFGIADVTLAYADNGGTDRVVLAGRFDVGAATDIEVYVADQDGSDTGYGIDFNHDLGGGTSLRGGVAKRFDGNTQADMGVRFNF; this is encoded by the coding sequence ATGAAAAAAGTTCTCTTCGCTACAACAGCCCTGGTTGCGACCGCCGGCGTAGCAGCAGCAGACGTAACATTCGGCGGCTACGGCCGTTTCGGTATCAAGTACGATGAAGACGCTTCGTCGACAGACCTGACAACGCGTATGCGTCTTCAGATCGATGCGACTGCTGAATCCGATGCAGGCGTTGTTTTCGGTGCACGTGCACGTATCAATGCTGACGGCAACGGCGTCACCAACGGTGCAGGCGCAGACTTCAACGGCGTTCGTTACTTCGCACGTTCGGGCGGCTTTGAAGTTGGCGTTGGCAACATCTTCGGTGCTCTGGAATCCATGCCGGGTCAGTACCCGATCGACCTCGGTCTGACCGGTCTGGGTTATGACTACACTGCCTTCTCCGGTGCAGACGCATACACCTCCACTGGTGACGGCGCTCCTAACGGTGTTGAAGTTCTGTACTCCGCAGGCGACCTGTCGGTTCATGTTTCGGCTTCCGACATGAACGACCGCATTGCCGGTTACGTTGCTTACACATGGAGCGGCTGGACTTTCGCAGTCGGTGGTCAGGACTCCGATGACGCAACCGACAACGATTGGACAGCGACAGCTGGCGGTTCCTTCGGCATCGCCGACGTAACTTTGGCCTATGCTGACAACGGCGGCACCGACCGTGTTGTTCTGGCTGGCCGCTTTGACGTTGGCGCAGCAACAGACATCGAAGTCTATGTCGCCGACCAAGACGGTTCCGACACCGGCTACGGCATCGACTTCAACCACGACCTGGGCGGCGGTACTTCGCTGCGCGGCGGTGTGGCGAAGCGCTTCGACGGCAACACACAAGCCGACATGGGTGTT